The proteins below are encoded in one region of Candidatus Moraniibacteriota bacterium:
- a CDS encoding LCP family protein has protein sequence MNPNKHRGWRIFGFFLVLFLIAGGVFAWKTGFVLNKISQGNANIFGSIVKSFPGVEKKLAGEDAGRINILLLGMRGEGVTGGGLLADTIMVLSIHPKQNEQDTTRASLVSIPRDLYVKVPNREEQQKINAVYALGEERALHKGGIEDMSTIVGEVSGLDIPYAMTINFQGFKDLVNAVGGITINLEKPFEEGLQFRGLKKRCDAVKYTVFSGEYEEKRIQRKNGTYYANPKRYPLCFEKISEQAIGELECDGNFKLPAGPNLLDGEKALCYARARETSSDFARAERQQEIINLIKEKALSLGTLTDFSKISAMIDSLGNNASTNMEAWEMKRLFDLYQKAGNTGNINHKVLNTSDEGLLYFPDRNRYPGAGSIILPTGDNYDRIHELFTNLLN, from the coding sequence ATGAATCCAAATAAACACCGCGGATGGCGTATTTTTGGTTTTTTTCTTGTTCTTTTTCTCATTGCAGGAGGAGTCTTTGCTTGGAAAACAGGATTTGTGCTCAACAAAATTTCTCAAGGAAATGCAAATATTTTTGGAAGTATTGTAAAATCATTTCCCGGTGTCGAGAAAAAATTAGCTGGTGAGGATGCTGGACGTATCAATATTTTGCTTCTCGGAATGCGTGGTGAGGGCGTGACAGGGGGAGGACTCTTGGCTGATACGATTATGGTACTTTCCATCCACCCAAAACAAAACGAGCAAGATACGACACGAGCCTCTCTCGTATCTATCCCACGAGATTTGTATGTCAAAGTTCCAAATCGAGAAGAACAGCAAAAAATCAACGCTGTCTATGCTCTCGGTGAAGAACGTGCTCTCCATAAGGGAGGCATCGAAGATATGAGTACCATAGTAGGGGAAGTGTCTGGTCTCGATATTCCTTATGCCATGACGATCAATTTTCAAGGATTCAAAGATCTCGTCAATGCTGTCGGAGGTATTACGATCAACCTTGAAAAACCATTTGAAGAAGGATTGCAATTCCGTGGACTGAAAAAACGTTGTGATGCCGTGAAGTATACGGTGTTCTCAGGAGAATACGAGGAAAAACGCATACAAAGAAAAAATGGCACGTACTATGCAAACCCGAAACGTTATCCACTCTGTTTCGAAAAAATAAGTGAGCAAGCCATCGGAGAACTTGAATGTGACGGAAACTTCAAATTGCCAGCAGGACCCAATCTCCTTGATGGAGAAAAAGCTCTCTGTTATGCCCGTGCACGAGAAACATCGAGCGACTTTGCTCGCGCAGAACGTCAACAAGAAATCATCAATCTGATCAAAGAAAAGGCACTCAGTCTCGGAACGCTGACGGATTTCTCAAAAATCAGCGCTATGATAGATAGTCTTGGCAATAATGCCAGTACGAATATGGAAGCGTGGGAAATGAAGCGTCTGTTTGATTTGTATCAAAAAGCTGGTAATACGGGCAATATTAATCACAAAGTACTCAACACTTCCGATGAAGGGCTCCTCTATTTCCCTGACCGGAACAGATACCCAGGAGCAGGATCTATCATCTTGCCTACCGGTGATAATTACGATCGTATTCACGAACTTTTCACCAACTTACTCAACTAA
- a CDS encoding glycosyltransferase family 2 protein, whose amino-acid sequence MIPTRELTIAINGYKTPELLKLCLRSIFEKLANSPLDFEVIVTDSATEEDTEMLVREEFPAVRFFPFEENVGFKTLINTSLKEANGAYIFLINSDIVLSDDTVPLMLQYMKTHPDIGLLAPKQLNFNGTFQQSCYRFYRPQTILYRRTWFSRFAFAKKHLRWFTMSDCDLTKPLSVDWVIGSAMLVSRQAVEKVGEMDDRFFMYMEDVDWCRRFWEQGQKVVYYPDAFVYHYHAKGSARGGFFSSLLFNKLTWYHIKSALYYFSKYRDKKIPLHHS is encoded by the coding sequence ATGATACCTACTCGAGAACTCACCATTGCTATCAATGGCTACAAGACTCCAGAGCTTCTCAAACTTTGTCTCCGATCAATTTTCGAGAAACTCGCAAATTCTCCTCTCGATTTTGAAGTGATTGTCACTGACAGCGCTACTGAAGAAGATACAGAGATGCTTGTTCGGGAAGAATTTCCCGCAGTGCGATTCTTTCCTTTCGAAGAAAATGTGGGATTCAAAACACTCATCAATACGTCGCTCAAAGAAGCAAATGGGGCGTATATATTCCTTATCAATAGCGATATTGTGCTTTCTGACGATACGGTACCATTGATGCTTCAGTATATGAAGACGCATCCAGACATTGGGCTTCTGGCACCGAAACAACTCAATTTCAACGGAACATTTCAGCAAAGTTGTTATCGATTCTATCGCCCACAAACCATTCTCTATAGACGAACATGGTTTTCTCGATTTGCTTTTGCCAAGAAGCATCTTCGTTGGTTTACAATGAGTGATTGCGATTTGACGAAACCACTGAGTGTTGATTGGGTTATCGGCTCTGCAATGCTCGTCTCACGTCAAGCCGTCGAAAAAGTAGGCGAGATGGATGATCGATTTTTTATGTATATGGAAGACGTCGATTGGTGTCGTCGTTTCTGGGAGCAAGGACAGAAAGTCGTCTATTATCCAGATGCATTCGTGTATCATTACCATGCCAAAGGAAGCGCTCGCGGAGGATTCTTTTCATCTCTTCTCTTCAACAAGCTTACCTGGTATCATATCAAAAGTGCTCTGTATTATTTTTCTAAATACCGTGACAAGAAAATACCGCTCCATCATTCATAA
- a CDS encoding S41 family peptidase, which translates to MEEVSEDIRYTKGKHLFQKGIRFFFILFIVVIVFSLGYERGHDTPDTIAPLSPNEALIINKNSKEKTIDFALFWKVWDLLKEKYVDSENLNAHTLFYGAIKGMLAASGDPYTTFFDPKENKAFEEDISGTFDGIGAEMGIKDDVLSIIAPLEGMPAEKAGLIAGDKVVKIDEQSTATMTLEEAVDKIRGPRGTEVILTVFRSGEEEYRTITVKRDMILVKSVRFEMKEGTIAYIRINRFGEDTEREFRDAVKQTLANKPAGLIIDVRNNPGGFLETSLDIASTMLPKGKIIVMEENGKKERKELLAHGGDVLSTLPTIVLINEGSASASEILAGALKDNRDNVTLVGEKSFGKGSVQELIPVGKDTAVKITVARWLTPKGQQINNEGIAPDVEIKLSLEDMKEKRDTQLDKAIEILKKKE; encoded by the coding sequence ATGGAAGAAGTTTCAGAAGATATACGCTATACGAAAGGAAAACATCTTTTTCAGAAGGGAATTCGTTTTTTCTTTATTTTGTTTATCGTTGTCATTGTTTTCTCTCTTGGATATGAACGAGGTCACGACACTCCAGACACTATCGCACCATTGTCTCCGAATGAAGCACTTATCATCAACAAGAATAGCAAAGAAAAAACAATTGATTTCGCACTTTTCTGGAAGGTATGGGATCTCCTCAAGGAAAAATATGTAGACAGTGAAAATCTCAATGCACATACGCTTTTCTACGGTGCAATCAAGGGAATGCTCGCCGCAAGCGGTGATCCGTATACCACATTTTTTGATCCAAAAGAAAATAAAGCTTTTGAAGAGGATATTTCTGGAACATTCGATGGTATAGGTGCTGAAATGGGTATCAAGGATGATGTGCTCAGTATTATTGCACCGCTCGAAGGTATGCCAGCAGAGAAAGCTGGTCTGATTGCCGGGGATAAAGTTGTGAAAATCGACGAACAATCAACGGCAACAATGACACTCGAAGAAGCAGTCGATAAAATCCGCGGACCACGAGGAACAGAGGTCATACTCACTGTATTCCGATCAGGAGAAGAAGAATATCGGACCATCACCGTGAAGCGTGATATGATTCTTGTGAAAAGTGTCCGTTTTGAAATGAAAGAAGGAACTATTGCTTATATCCGCATCAATCGTTTCGGAGAAGATACAGAAAGAGAGTTTCGTGATGCTGTAAAACAGACGCTTGCGAACAAGCCAGCTGGACTTATTATCGATGTTCGTAATAATCCTGGTGGATTCCTCGAGACATCTCTCGATATTGCGAGCACAATGCTTCCTAAAGGAAAAATCATTGTAATGGAAGAGAACGGAAAGAAAGAACGGAAAGAATTATTGGCACATGGTGGCGATGTACTCAGTACTTTACCGACAATCGTACTTATCAATGAGGGGAGTGCGAGCGCATCTGAAATTCTCGCTGGAGCGCTCAAGGATAATCGCGACAATGTCACACTTGTCGGAGAAAAATCATTTGGAAAAGGATCTGTACAAGAACTCATCCCAGTAGGAAAAGATACCGCTGTCAAGATAACTGTCGCTCGTTGGCTGACCCCAAAGGGACAGCAAATAAACAACGAAGGTATTGCTCCTGATGTCGAAATCAAACTAAGTCTTGAGGACATGAAAGAGAAACGAGATACTCAACTCGACAAAGCAATAGAAATACTCAAAAAGAAAGAGTAA
- a CDS encoding co-chaperone GroES: MKKNTIKPLGENVLIKPLKAETKTSAGIYLPESATKEHSQLGTVIAIGESDKIKVKSNAKVVFRRYGGEEVKIEGEEYLISNYKDILAVIE; this comes from the coding sequence ATGAAAAAAAATACTATCAAACCACTTGGAGAAAACGTACTCATCAAACCACTTAAGGCTGAAACCAAGACCTCAGCCGGTATCTATCTCCCTGAATCAGCGACCAAGGAGCATTCTCAGCTCGGTACGGTTATTGCTATTGGTGAGAGCGATAAAATCAAAGTAAAAAGCAACGCAAAAGTTGTTTTCAGGCGCTATGGTGGCGAAGAAGTCAAGATAGAAGGTGAAGAATATCTTATTTCAAACTACAAGGATATTCTTGCTGTCATTGAATAA
- a CDS encoding rhodanese-like domain-containing protein: MTYSRTSIHDKRALVVGSVLIVFVGAYFISRSIFQKEDITEIQSVVIDTKKTDVPTITSDVLWKKMQNGDKIHIIDIRSETAFEEAHIAHSVPLSLSALSALSVEKETILVIVLSESDFQKMETSKNILEQKSSPFFFLKGGIEAWKNFGAPVISMGDPNSLIDQSKVNYIELKTLKTLLKEDASKMVLFDVQTNENYQKKHIAGAFHIPLSELERRVEEVPFGRIIVVYGENADISYQGGVRLADLGVFTAQTLIGNTHLSSESGLTLEP; the protein is encoded by the coding sequence ATGACGTATTCGAGAACCAGTATTCATGACAAAAGAGCGCTCGTCGTCGGATCAGTGCTGATAGTATTTGTCGGTGCCTATTTCATCAGTAGAAGTATCTTTCAAAAAGAAGATATCACGGAAATACAGTCTGTCGTTATTGATACAAAAAAAACAGATGTTCCCACTATCACTTCTGATGTCCTGTGGAAAAAGATGCAGAATGGTGACAAGATACATATCATTGATATTCGATCAGAAACAGCTTTTGAAGAGGCTCATATCGCACATTCCGTACCGCTTTCCCTGAGTGCTCTCAGCGCTCTTTCTGTCGAGAAAGAAACAATACTAGTGATTGTTCTTTCTGAATCTGATTTCCAAAAAATGGAAACCTCCAAGAATATCTTAGAGCAAAAATCATCCCCGTTTTTCTTTCTTAAAGGTGGTATAGAGGCTTGGAAAAACTTCGGTGCCCCGGTCATTTCGATGGGCGACCCGAATTCTCTCATTGATCAGTCCAAAGTGAATTACATTGAACTCAAAACACTCAAAACATTGTTGAAGGAGGATGCGTCAAAAATGGTTCTTTTCGATGTCCAGACAAATGAGAATTATCAGAAGAAACATATAGCAGGTGCGTTCCATATTCCTCTCTCAGAGCTGGAACGGCGTGTGGAAGAAGTTCCTTTTGGTCGTATTATTGTTGTGTATGGAGAAAATGCTGATATTTCGTATCAAGGAGGTGTACGACTAGCTGATCTTGGTGTTTTCACGGCCCAGACACTCATAGGGAACACACATCTTTCTTCTGAATCAGGATTGACACTAGAACCATAA